A single genomic interval of Deinococcus ruber harbors:
- a CDS encoding acyl-CoA dehydrogenase family protein: MDATKDSATAQAAGLLAQLDMDKLAQLAQRIDLPALLNAASQMNEGQLKQLARTLSPASKERDLPAPHGDFYGLMDMLSERQREIAARVRHFMETEVAPIMNEYWSRDEFPRQLIPKMRELNLMREIWNDDGTRTPDASVTEGIIIMEMCRVDVSTAVFFGVHAGLALASVALGGDERQRAELLPPMLDLDVIGAFGLTEPEGGSQVSQGLRTTARRDGDSWILNGEKKWIGNSTFSDITVIWARDEADQQVKGFVVRAGTPGFEVEKIQGKVALRIVENGHIRLQNCRVPESDRLQQATSFRTTADVLRLTRAGVAWQGVGCAMGAYELALSYAQTREQFGKKIGAFQLIQNHLVHMLGNVTAMQMLCLRLSQMEDAGTMRDQHAALAKVFTAARCRETVALARESFGGNGILLEYGVAKHFCDTEAIYSYEGTNEINTLVVGRAITGLSAFV, from the coding sequence ATGGACGCAACCAAAGACAGTGCAACCGCGCAGGCGGCGGGTCTGCTGGCGCAGCTCGACATGGACAAGCTCGCGCAGCTTGCCCAGCGTATCGACCTTCCAGCGCTGCTGAACGCGGCTTCACAGATGAACGAGGGCCAGCTCAAACAGCTCGCCCGCACGCTGTCGCCCGCCAGCAAAGAACGTGACTTACCTGCGCCACACGGCGATTTTTACGGCCTGATGGACATGCTCAGCGAGCGTCAGCGCGAGATCGCGGCGCGGGTGCGGCACTTCATGGAAACCGAGGTCGCGCCGATCATGAACGAGTACTGGTCGCGCGACGAATTTCCACGCCAGCTCATTCCCAAAATGCGGGAACTGAATCTGATGCGCGAGATCTGGAACGACGACGGCACGCGCACCCCGGATGCCAGCGTCACCGAGGGCATCATCATCATGGAGATGTGCCGCGTGGATGTGAGCACCGCCGTATTTTTCGGCGTTCATGCCGGGCTGGCACTGGCGAGTGTGGCGCTGGGCGGCGACGAGCGCCAGCGGGCCGAACTGCTGCCCCCGATGCTCGATCTGGACGTTATCGGGGCGTTCGGGCTGACCGAGCCGGAAGGCGGGTCGCAGGTGAGCCAGGGCCTGCGAACCACCGCCCGCCGCGACGGTGACAGCTGGATTCTGAATGGCGAGAAAAAGTGGATCGGCAACAGCACCTTCTCGGATATTACGGTCATCTGGGCACGCGACGAGGCCGACCAGCAGGTGAAGGGCTTCGTGGTGCGGGCGGGAACGCCGGGCTTCGAGGTCGAGAAGATTCAGGGCAAGGTGGCGCTGCGGATTGTCGAGAACGGGCACATCCGGCTGCAAAACTGCCGTGTGCCCGAATCCGACCGGCTGCAACAGGCCACCAGCTTCCGCACCACCGCCGACGTGCTGCGCCTGACGCGGGCGGGTGTGGCGTGGCAGGGCGTTGGCTGCGCGATGGGGGCGTACGAATTGGCCCTCAGCTATGCCCAGACACGCGAGCAGTTTGGCAAGAAGATCGGGGCGTTTCAGCTGATCCAGAACCATCTGGTGCATATGCTGGGCAACGTCACTGCCATGCAGATGCTGTGCCTGCGGCTGTCGCAGATGGAAGACGCCGGAACCATGCGCGACCAGCACGCCGCACTTGCCAAGGTCTTCACGGCGGCCCGCTGCCGCGAAACGGTGGCGCTGGCCCGCGAGTCGTTCGGCGGCAACGGCATTCTGCTCGAATACGGCGTCGCCAAGCACTTCTGCGACACCGAGGCCATTTACAGCTACGAAGGCACCAACGAGATCAATACGCTGGTGGTCGGGCGGGCTATCACCGGCCTGAGCGCCTTCGTATAA
- a CDS encoding VanW family protein — MTPDPFIPSAPKKPPSSRPFALTLGVTGLGVALLVGSALALSMNSSSDTIAPGVQVGGTDLSGLNRADALSRLQAAAGAVPNVVVRAGASNWTVPASQLGWMIDTQAELDAAFEASSGRSVLQKVESMLGQSEKQSLPIVQKIDAAQAKAALKTLTATLNTAPQNASIYFDKTSLRYAVKPGAAGVQVDVDSAVQAWAQHPEQRTLTLAQSQADPLYSSAKLQALVDQGNILTRPLNVRLGDSGPVFTLTAPQVANLFWVRTNGIELDRAAIAVKVKQIAAAVDQPAENARYALKGSTFVKVAEKAGVVSDPAQISKLLTAAVTDPKTTTLVLTPKPSLPTLTLANLPEAAKLTLIATGKSTYYHSSAARRVNVSNAAGKINGAVVAPGDNFSFLDTLGGISPENGFVTGLIISAGRTVDGLGGGVCQVSTTTFRALYQAGLPVVERNQHAYRVGYYEPQVGFEAAVYDPGKDLKMKNDTGGPILIKTINDNAHSTLTVQVWGLPQTRKVSVSPATILSETAHPAPKYIPSAALPKGQMKQVDWAADGFNLYITRTIRDGQKVQTDKVTTEYKPWQAVYEVGE; from the coding sequence GTGACGCCTGATCCCTTCATCCCCTCCGCCCCGAAAAAACCGCCCTCCTCGCGTCCCTTTGCGCTGACTCTGGGAGTGACGGGCCTCGGCGTCGCCCTGCTGGTCGGCAGCGCCCTTGCCCTCAGTATGAATTCCAGCAGCGACACCATCGCGCCCGGCGTGCAGGTGGGCGGCACCGATCTGAGCGGCCTGAACCGCGCCGATGCGCTCAGCCGCTTGCAGGCTGCTGCGGGCGCGGTGCCGAATGTGGTTGTGCGAGCAGGCGCTTCCAACTGGACTGTTCCGGCGTCTCAGCTCGGCTGGATGATCGACACCCAGGCCGAACTCGACGCGGCGTTCGAGGCGAGCAGCGGGCGCAGCGTGTTGCAGAAGGTCGAGTCGATGCTGGGGCAGAGCGAGAAGCAGAGCCTGCCAATCGTTCAGAAGATCGACGCGGCGCAGGCCAAGGCCGCGCTGAAGACCCTGACAGCCACTCTGAACACCGCGCCGCAGAACGCCAGCATCTACTTCGACAAGACCAGCCTGCGTTACGCCGTGAAACCGGGGGCAGCGGGCGTGCAGGTGGATGTGGACAGCGCAGTACAGGCGTGGGCACAGCATCCCGAGCAGCGGACCCTGACGCTGGCACAGAGCCAGGCCGACCCGCTGTACAGCAGCGCCAAGCTGCAAGCCCTGGTGGATCAGGGCAATATCCTGACCCGGCCTCTGAACGTGCGTCTGGGCGACAGTGGCCCGGTCTTTACCCTGACGGCTCCTCAGGTCGCCAACCTGTTCTGGGTTCGCACGAACGGCATCGAGCTGGACAGAGCGGCCATTGCCGTCAAGGTCAAGCAGATCGCGGCGGCAGTCGATCAGCCTGCCGAAAATGCCCGGTATGCGCTGAAAGGCAGCACGTTCGTCAAGGTGGCCGAGAAGGCGGGCGTGGTCAGCGACCCGGCCCAGATCAGCAAGTTGCTGACGGCGGCAGTGACCGACCCCAAGACCACGACCCTGGTTCTGACGCCAAAGCCCAGCCTTCCCACCCTGACGCTCGCCAACCTGCCGGAAGCCGCCAAACTGACGCTGATCGCCACCGGCAAGAGCACGTACTACCACTCCAGCGCTGCCCGGCGCGTGAACGTGTCGAATGCCGCTGGCAAGATCAACGGCGCGGTGGTGGCCCCCGGCGACAACTTCTCGTTCCTCGACACGCTGGGCGGCATCAGCCCGGAAAACGGCTTCGTGACCGGCCTGATCATCTCGGCGGGGCGCACGGTCGATGGGCTGGGCGGCGGCGTGTGTCAGGTCTCGACCACCACCTTCCGGGCGCTGTATCAGGCGGGGCTTCCGGTCGTCGAGCGCAACCAGCACGCCTACCGCGTTGGGTACTACGAGCCGCAGGTGGGCTTCGAGGCAGCCGTCTACGATCCCGGTAAGGATCTGAAGATGAAGAACGACACGGGCGGCCCGATTCTGATCAAGACCATCAACGACAATGCCCACTCGACGCTGACGGTTCAGGTCTGGGGGCTGCCACAGACGCGCAAGGTCAGCGTGTCGCCCGCCACCATCCTGAGCGAAACCGCGCACCCGGCCCCCAAGTACATTCCCAGCGCCGCGCTGCCCAAGGGCCAGATGAAGCAGGTAGACTGGGCCGCCGACGGCTTCAACCTGTACATCACCCGCACCATCCGCGACGGTCAGAAGGTGCAGACCGACAAGGTAACGACCGAGTACAAGCCCTGGCAGGCGGTGTACGAAGTCGGGGAGTAA
- a CDS encoding acyl-CoA dehydrogenase family protein, with protein MTTPYDLTADQRTILGALQSFLKNRVAPGAAERDQSGEFPADLVRELGEMGVMGAQTPEEYGGSGLDTATFALIVEEIAAYDGSLCLTVASHNSLCQGHILIAGTEEQKRRFLPDLASARVLGAWGLTEPASGSDSGGLATRATQQPDGSWILNGSKNFITQGSVAGTYVILARTDAPRPGKGKNDGISAFVFNRAEVQGFSVGRKEDKLGLRSSDTAQLIFEEMHLPSDALLGTRGQGFKDVMRVLDGGRIGIASMGLGLGRAAFEFAARYASTREQFGKPIATNQGIGFKLADIDVQLEASRLLIRKAADLKDAGADFTVAAARAKLFATEAGVQACDEAIQLLGGYGYIKEYPVERYWRDNRLTRIGEGTSEVQRMILSRAVIARYSEQIGEREVVTA; from the coding sequence ATGACTACACCCTATGACCTGACCGCCGACCAACGCACCATTCTGGGAGCGCTGCAAAGTTTTCTGAAGAACCGCGTGGCTCCCGGAGCCGCCGAGCGTGACCAGAGCGGAGAATTTCCTGCCGACCTGGTGCGCGAACTGGGCGAGATGGGCGTGATGGGCGCACAGACCCCCGAGGAATACGGCGGCTCTGGCCTCGATACCGCGACCTTTGCGCTGATCGTGGAGGAGATCGCGGCCTACGACGGGTCGCTGTGCCTGACGGTGGCGAGCCACAACTCGCTGTGTCAGGGTCACATCCTGATTGCCGGAACAGAGGAGCAGAAGCGCAGATTCCTGCCCGATCTGGCCTCGGCACGGGTGCTGGGTGCGTGGGGACTGACCGAACCCGCTTCGGGCAGCGACAGCGGTGGACTGGCGACCCGGGCTACCCAACAGCCGGATGGAAGCTGGATACTGAACGGCTCCAAGAACTTTATTACCCAGGGCAGTGTGGCCGGAACCTACGTCATTCTTGCCCGCACCGACGCGCCGCGCCCTGGCAAGGGCAAGAACGACGGCATCAGCGCCTTCGTCTTCAACCGGGCCGAAGTGCAGGGCTTCAGCGTGGGCCGCAAGGAAGACAAGCTGGGCCTGAGGAGCAGCGACACCGCGCAGCTGATCTTCGAGGAGATGCACCTGCCGTCAGATGCCCTGTTAGGCACGCGGGGTCAGGGCTTCAAAGACGTGATGCGCGTACTGGACGGAGGACGCATCGGAATTGCCAGCATGGGCCTGGGCCTGGGACGGGCTGCCTTCGAGTTTGCCGCCCGCTATGCCAGCACCCGCGAGCAGTTCGGGAAGCCCATCGCCACCAACCAGGGCATCGGCTTCAAGCTGGCCGATATCGACGTGCAACTGGAAGCGTCGCGGCTGCTGATCCGCAAGGCTGCCGACCTGAAAGACGCTGGAGCCGACTTCACGGTGGCGGCGGCGCGGGCCAAACTGTTTGCCACCGAAGCGGGCGTGCAGGCCTGTGACGAGGCGATTCAGCTGCTGGGCGGCTACGGCTACATCAAGGAGTACCCGGTAGAACGCTACTGGCGCGACAACCGCCTGACGCGTATCGGGGAAGGCACCAGCGAAGTGCAGCGCATGATTCTCAGCCGCGCCGTCATCGCCCGCTACAGCGAGCAGATCGGCGAGCGCGAAGTGGTCACGGCCTAA
- a CDS encoding Crp/Fnr family transcriptional regulator → MILEGSTELSYQPGDSLMHQDASGQALFLLTEGVVRVSRQSLGGRVRMLGDLYAPAVLGETALLASVYRSASVIALTEAKALAIYRDHLERVVNRYPKVLWNVARLLAERVTQLNDELIAAGISTEASMAQVLVQMYNVRLAAGTTDPQHLPINVSDLSQRLSSSRETTSRLLKKLSGQKLVQVHVPEGTIELLNAPSLEELLHHLASD, encoded by the coding sequence ATGATTCTGGAAGGGAGCACCGAGTTGTCGTACCAGCCGGGCGACAGTCTGATGCACCAGGACGCGAGCGGGCAGGCCCTGTTCCTTCTGACAGAGGGGGTGGTGCGGGTCAGCCGTCAGAGCCTGGGCGGGCGTGTGCGGATGCTGGGCGACCTGTACGCACCTGCTGTGCTGGGCGAAACGGCGCTGCTGGCGAGTGTATACCGCAGCGCCAGCGTGATCGCCCTGACCGAAGCAAAAGCACTGGCGATCTACCGCGATCATCTGGAGCGCGTCGTGAACCGCTATCCAAAGGTGCTGTGGAATGTGGCGCGGTTGCTGGCCGAGCGCGTGACACAGCTCAATGACGAGCTGATTGCTGCCGGGATCAGCACGGAAGCCAGCATGGCGCAGGTTCTGGTGCAGATGTACAACGTTCGGCTGGCGGCGGGCACGACAGATCCTCAACACCTGCCGATCAACGTTTCTGATCTGTCGCAGCGCCTGTCGAGCAGCCGGGAGACCACCAGCCGCCTGCTCAAGAAACTGAGCGGTCAGAAACTGGTGCAGGTGCATGTACCGGAAGGAACGATTGAACTGCTGAACGCGCCGAGTCTGGAAGAACTGCTTCACCATCTGGCCTCTGACTGA
- a CDS encoding 30S ribosomal protein S1, which produces MEDQTQTPTAESTLTGSTQDSGNIQPTQGNDTAQASSTAPQEAAEQAAPVQDSSEQVSPTPATPAAVSTPAPQASSADDRDYPAMTMEDVLASENLPGMREVSRGDVMTGTVVFVKSDGVAVDIGAKIEGIIPFNQINDEPVTHEEAQAMFKPGDSVEVYVVRSDVANDQIVLSKKRAEQDKGWRVLADMQERDESFQVDIIEKVRGGLVAQIDGIRAFLPASQVDTRRVNDLDPYVGKPLEVKLIELNRKRNRVIISHRAIMEAQKAHAREATIGQLEAGAVFEGEVVEITDFGVFVNLGGIDGLVHRSELTYGRFNHPREVVKVGDKVKVQVIDIDPTKERINLSMKALTTDPWEGAVEKYTVGQKVNGKVTNLTNFGAFVEIETGLEGLVHVSEMSWTKRVRHPNEVLKEGDEVEALILRIDQKDRRISLGLRQTTDDPWSSLPDRFPPGTPVKGKVTGLTDFGVFMEIEEGIEGLIHISELDLNRVNNPADLFKKGDDIEAVILNIDPVEQRASLSRRRALGGGPAVTPGGTGARGGDYVSQGGGSRSENRGGQTGGNAQRGGGRRRSGGVDYDYSYAAKDASAGKISTKLGDVYADLFAQFGLGSSDADKKTDTKTEDAKTE; this is translated from the coding sequence ATGGAAGACCAGACCCAGACCCCCACTGCTGAGAGCACCCTTACGGGCAGCACTCAGGACAGCGGGAACATTCAGCCCACCCAGGGCAACGATACCGCCCAGGCCAGCAGCACTGCTCCCCAGGAGGCCGCCGAACAGGCTGCCCCCGTCCAGGACAGCAGCGAGCAGGTCAGCCCTACTCCGGCAACGCCCGCCGCCGTCAGCACGCCTGCCCCTCAGGCAAGCAGCGCTGACGACCGCGATTACCCTGCCATGACCATGGAAGACGTTCTTGCCAGCGAGAACCTTCCCGGCATGCGTGAGGTGTCGCGCGGTGACGTGATGACCGGCACGGTCGTGTTCGTCAAGAGCGACGGCGTCGCGGTCGATATCGGTGCGAAGATCGAAGGCATCATCCCCTTCAATCAGATCAACGATGAGCCCGTGACCCACGAGGAAGCCCAGGCCATGTTCAAGCCCGGCGACAGCGTCGAGGTGTACGTCGTTCGCAGCGACGTTGCCAACGACCAGATCGTGCTGAGCAAGAAGCGGGCCGAGCAGGACAAGGGCTGGCGCGTGCTTGCAGATATGCAGGAGCGCGACGAGTCGTTCCAGGTGGACATCATCGAGAAGGTGCGTGGTGGTCTGGTCGCCCAGATCGACGGCATCCGGGCATTCCTGCCCGCCAGCCAGGTCGATACCCGCCGGGTCAACGATCTCGATCCCTACGTCGGCAAGCCGCTGGAAGTGAAGCTCATCGAGCTGAACCGCAAGCGTAACCGCGTGATCATCTCGCACCGCGCCATCATGGAAGCTCAGAAGGCCCATGCCCGTGAAGCCACCATCGGCCAGCTGGAAGCGGGCGCAGTCTTCGAGGGCGAAGTCGTCGAGATCACTGATTTCGGCGTGTTCGTCAACCTGGGCGGCATCGACGGCCTGGTTCACCGCAGCGAACTGACCTACGGGCGTTTCAACCACCCCCGCGAAGTGGTCAAGGTCGGCGACAAGGTCAAGGTGCAGGTCATCGACATCGACCCCACCAAGGAGCGCATCAATCTCTCGATGAAGGCGCTGACCACCGATCCCTGGGAAGGTGCCGTCGAGAAGTACACGGTGGGCCAGAAGGTCAACGGTAAGGTCACCAACCTCACCAACTTCGGCGCATTTGTCGAGATCGAGACCGGTCTGGAAGGCCTGGTTCACGTCTCCGAGATGAGCTGGACCAAGCGCGTGCGTCATCCTAATGAAGTCCTGAAGGAAGGCGACGAGGTCGAAGCGCTGATCCTGCGGATAGATCAGAAGGATCGCCGCATCAGCCTGGGTCTTCGTCAGACCACCGATGATCCCTGGAGCAGCCTCCCCGACCGCTTCCCCCCCGGCACGCCGGTCAAGGGCAAGGTCACGGGCCTCACCGACTTCGGCGTGTTTATGGAGATCGAGGAAGGCATCGAGGGTCTGATTCACATCAGCGAACTCGACCTGAACCGCGTCAATAACCCCGCCGACCTGTTCAAGAAGGGCGACGACATCGAAGCCGTCATCCTGAACATCGACCCCGTTGAGCAGCGTGCGAGTCTGTCTCGTCGCCGCGCACTGGGCGGTGGCCCAGCGGTCACGCCTGGCGGTACGGGTGCACGCGGCGGCGACTACGTGTCTCAGGGTGGCGGCAGCCGCAGCGAGAACCGTGGTGGTCAGACCGGCGGAAACGCGCAGCGCGGCGGTGGCCGTCGCCGCAGCGGTGGCGTGGATTACGACTACAGCTACGCCGCCAAAGACGCCAGCGCTGGCAAGATCAGCACCAAGCTGGGCGACGTCTATGCCGACCTGTTCGCGCAGTTCGGACTGGGCAGCAGCGACGCCGACAAGAAGACAGACACCAAAACCGAAGACGCCAAGACCGAATAA
- the trxB gene encoding thioredoxin-disulfide reductase: MTASSHTHDVIIIGGGPAGLTAAIYTGRANLKTVILEKGLPGGQIAQTEEVENYPGFPEPIAGPELADRMVKQAEKFGATIEMEEVQSIAHQDGVFTVQGYDATYTSRAVILATGANPKRLEIPGEELYWGKGVSTCATCDGFFYRGKHVVVIGGGDAAVEEGLFLTKFAETVTVIHRRDSLRANKVAQARAFANPKMKFVWDTAPLEIIGEESVRAVRLKNLKTGEESVMDTDGVFIFIGHVPNTGFVQDTLKLRPDGYVEVTDEIYTSVPGLFAAGDVSDYVYRQLATSVGAGTRAAMSAERMLAALEVEHATAEEVGAD; the protein is encoded by the coding sequence ATGACTGCTTCCTCTCACACCCACGACGTGATCATCATCGGTGGTGGCCCAGCCGGACTGACGGCGGCCATCTACACGGGCCGTGCCAACCTGAAGACCGTGATTCTGGAAAAGGGCCTGCCGGGCGGGCAGATTGCCCAGACCGAGGAAGTCGAGAACTATCCGGGCTTCCCCGAGCCGATTGCCGGGCCAGAGCTGGCCGACCGCATGGTCAAGCAGGCCGAGAAATTCGGGGCGACCATCGAGATGGAAGAAGTTCAGAGCATCGCCCATCAGGACGGCGTGTTTACCGTGCAGGGGTACGACGCCACGTATACCAGCCGCGCCGTCATTCTGGCGACCGGGGCCAATCCCAAGCGGCTGGAGATTCCCGGCGAGGAACTGTACTGGGGCAAGGGTGTCAGCACCTGCGCCACCTGTGACGGCTTTTTCTACCGGGGCAAGCATGTCGTCGTGATCGGTGGCGGCGACGCAGCCGTGGAAGAGGGCCTGTTTCTGACGAAGTTTGCCGAAACGGTTACGGTGATTCACCGCCGCGACTCTCTGAGGGCCAACAAGGTGGCACAGGCACGCGCATTTGCCAATCCCAAGATGAAGTTCGTCTGGGACACTGCGCCGCTGGAAATCATCGGTGAGGAGAGCGTGCGGGCGGTGCGCCTGAAGAACCTCAAGACCGGGGAAGAAAGCGTGATGGACACCGACGGCGTGTTCATCTTCATCGGGCATGTTCCCAACACCGGCTTCGTGCAGGACACCCTGAAGCTGCGCCCCGACGGCTATGTGGAAGTGACCGACGAGATCTATACCAGCGTGCCGGGGTTGTTCGCGGCGGGCGACGTGAGCGATTACGTGTATCGTCAGCTGGCGACCAGCGTTGGAGCCGGAACCCGCGCCGCCATGAGTGCCGAGCGCATGCTGGCGGCCCTCGAAGTCGAACACGCCACTGCTGAAGAAGTCGGCGCGGACTGA
- a CDS encoding HD domain-containing protein, with product MPASRLTRKVAALPAKLRRLARSLHAGQATPDDAWALAALTPSEGRVYLGMDARDREHAVRVAQALLTDHPQASGELLAASLLHDCGKSVRPYRVWERVAVGLVPGRVSRWVPLGALYVRGFHPELGAALLSGVGARTGVIELVRRHHRPGGDPDAALLHRYDNLE from the coding sequence TTGCCCGCTTCCCGCCTGACTCGTAAAGTCGCCGCGCTGCCCGCCAAGCTGCGGCGACTGGCCCGTTCGCTGCATGCCGGGCAGGCCACCCCCGACGACGCCTGGGCGCTCGCGGCGCTCACTCCGTCTGAGGGGCGGGTGTATCTGGGCATGGACGCACGCGACCGTGAACATGCGGTGCGTGTGGCTCAGGCGCTGCTGACAGACCATCCTCAGGCGTCGGGGGAACTGCTGGCGGCCTCGCTGCTGCACGACTGCGGCAAGTCGGTGCGCCCCTACCGCGTGTGGGAGCGGGTCGCGGTGGGGCTGGTGCCGGGGCGGGTGTCGCGGTGGGTGCCGCTGGGAGCGCTGTATGTGCGCGGCTTTCACCCCGAACTGGGCGCGGCGCTGCTGAGCGGTGTAGGTGCGCGGACGGGCGTGATCGAGCTGGTGCGGCGGCACCACCGACCGGGCGGCGATCCAGACGCGGCGCTGCTGCACCGATACGACAATCTGGAGTGA
- a CDS encoding nucleotidyltransferase domain-containing protein: protein MTQRLIREHLSLSADARNRYREVFGQAGRAAADDALLPEAEAAHVARTGISPLERVAALLAPLDIPWMFAAGWALDLYLQEQAAASARPHEDTDIIVPYGAQFVVRDTLRAAGYSVHAVEDGMYVSWDAPLVPPHHQAHAFGVGETGQMLDFMFSDLTGGRWHYRRDPSITLPLEQARRISAGGLPYLAPEAALLFKSATRGTHPRPKDQRDFERTRPYLNEAARAWLAQHLSAGHTWAAALEG, encoded by the coding sequence ATGACGCAGCGGCTGATCCGCGAGCATCTGAGCCTGAGTGCCGACGCTCGCAACCGTTACCGCGAGGTTTTCGGGCAGGCTGGGCGGGCAGCAGCCGACGACGCCCTGCTGCCGGAAGCCGAGGCCGCCCATGTCGCCCGTACCGGAATTTCCCCGCTGGAACGGGTCGCCGCGCTGCTCGCTCCGCTGGACATTCCCTGGATGTTCGCGGCGGGCTGGGCGCTCGATCTGTACTTGCAGGAACAGGCAGCAGCGTCGGCCCGCCCGCACGAAGACACCGACATCATCGTTCCCTACGGCGCTCAGTTCGTGGTGCGCGATACGCTACGGGCTGCGGGGTACAGCGTCCACGCCGTTGAGGACGGCATGTACGTGTCCTGGGACGCGCCGCTGGTGCCGCCTCATCATCAGGCGCACGCGTTCGGGGTGGGGGAGACGGGCCAGATGCTCGACTTCATGTTCAGCGATCTGACAGGCGGGCGGTGGCATTATCGCCGCGACCCTTCCATCACGTTGCCGCTGGAGCAGGCGCGGCGCATTTCTGCGGGTGGCCTGCCTTACCTCGCCCCGGAAGCGGCACTGCTGTTCAAAAGTGCCACACGAGGCACGCATCCCCGCCCCAAAGATCAGCGCGACTTCGAGCGCACCCGCCCATATCTGAACGAAGCGGCGCGGGCATGGCTGGCCCAGCACCTGAGCGCCGGGCATACGTGGGCGGCGGCGCTGGAGGGCTAA
- a CDS encoding NUDIX hydrolase, whose translation MPRRDLLVTAAILRDRFGRVLLVGNDWQGLGRVRFTLPGGVVESGEVAPEGLYREILEETGLKLTGIKHLAYMVHIEDERRGERAIAIVFEATWEGLLNPADPDGFIVSASFFTPEEAIDKLESPPMREPLNDYLKTGQPGRFYAFKGWDGKGGLRIPALKRE comes from the coding sequence ATGCCCCGGCGTGATCTGCTGGTCACGGCAGCCATCCTGCGTGACCGATTTGGGCGGGTGCTGCTGGTCGGCAACGACTGGCAGGGCCTGGGGCGGGTGCGGTTCACCCTGCCGGGCGGCGTGGTCGAGTCGGGCGAGGTCGCTCCGGAAGGGCTGTACCGCGAGATTCTGGAAGAAACCGGGCTGAAGCTGACCGGCATCAAGCACCTGGCCTACATGGTGCATATCGAGGACGAACGCCGGGGCGAGCGGGCCATCGCCATCGTCTTCGAGGCCACCTGGGAAGGGCTGCTCAATCCCGCCGACCCCGACGGCTTCATCGTATCGGCCAGTTTCTTCACGCCGGAAGAGGCCATCGACAAGCTGGAAAGCCCCCCCATGCGCGAGCCGCTGAACGACTACCTGAAGACCGGGCAGCCGGGCCGCTTCTACGCCTTCAAAGGCTGGGACGGCAAGGGCGGCCTGCGAATTCCGGCGCTGAAACGCGAGTAG
- the prfA gene encoding peptide chain release factor 1: protein MLSGRPAAAGRIQELEREYAAIELSLGNPAVLADNAEYLRLTRRHRALTPLITLWRDYSELETQAREATALLDDPDLGELARTELDSAQSRMNALQSELEVLLLPTDPHDASDVILELRAGAGGDEAGLFAADLLRMYSRYGEGLNLKLSVVDASESDLGGYSRLVAEVTGDDAYRALKWEKGVHRVQRIPATETQGRIHTSTVTVAVLPQVEQTEVSLDLSEVRIDVFRSQGAGGQGVNTTDSAVRATYRAGTPDEIMVVCQDGRSQLKNKEKALQILRSRLAERQREELMHSEREARSSQVGSGDRSEKIRTYNYPQNRVTDHRLSGDDKNFALEGVMEGGLAPVIAALVRAEREQQLLDMTDHAPA from the coding sequence GTGCTGAGCGGCAGACCCGCTGCGGCAGGCCGAATACAGGAACTGGAACGTGAGTACGCCGCTATCGAGCTGAGTCTGGGCAATCCGGCAGTGCTGGCAGACAACGCCGAATACCTGCGCCTCACGCGCCGTCACCGTGCCCTTACGCCCCTGATTACGCTGTGGCGCGATTACAGCGAGCTGGAAACCCAGGCCCGTGAAGCCACAGCCCTGCTGGACGATCCCGACCTGGGAGAGCTGGCCCGCACCGAACTCGACAGCGCCCAGAGCCGCATGAACGCCCTTCAGAGCGAGCTGGAGGTGCTGCTGCTGCCCACCGATCCGCATGATGCCAGCGACGTGATCCTGGAACTGCGGGCCGGAGCGGGCGGCGACGAGGCCGGGCTGTTTGCCGCCGACCTGCTGCGGATGTACTCGCGTTACGGCGAGGGTCTGAACCTGAAGCTGAGCGTGGTGGACGCCTCGGAATCCGATCTGGGCGGCTATTCGCGGCTGGTGGCCGAGGTGACGGGCGACGACGCCTACCGTGCCCTGAAGTGGGAAAAGGGCGTTCACCGGGTTCAGCGCATTCCCGCCACCGAGACACAGGGCCGCATTCACACCAGTACCGTGACGGTGGCGGTGTTGCCTCAGGTCGAACAGACGGAAGTGTCCCTCGATCTGTCGGAAGTGCGGATTGACGTGTTTCGCTCTCAGGGCGCGGGCGGGCAGGGCGTGAACACCACCGACAGTGCAGTTCGCGCCACCTACCGCGCCGGAACACCCGACGAGATCATGGTGGTGTGTCAGGACGGACGCAGCCAGCTGAAGAACAAGGAAAAAGCGTTGCAGATTCTGCGTTCGCGGCTGGCCGAGCGGCAGCGCGAGGAGCTGATGCACTCCGAGCGCGAGGCCCGCAGTTCGCAGGTGGGCAGCGGCGACCGCAGCGAGAAGATCCGCACCTACAACTATCCGCAGAACCGCGTGACCGACCATAGGCTGTCCGGCGACGACAAGAACTTTGCGCTGGAAGGTGTGATGGAAGGCGGTCTGGCTCCGGTGATCGCCGCGCTGGTGAGGGCCGAGCGCGAGCAGCAGCTTCTCGATATGACCGACCATGCCCCGGCGTGA